From a region of the Streptococcus ruminantium genome:
- a CDS encoding DUF6630 family protein, whose translation MLTEEQLQDIFELADLLSNGNRDLFIQLREIVFSKDPNDILDSIEQTLEPDSFDDFLDRVGESETENLWLILTKLLEHLNYICVYNHRDELQEFVHSFDRLQQVRNTGISLQLDSEGLNVADSMPKWAAVIDRKYASEGYCLGAIDMDTESHYLFFAKVSIFNRLRELANNIGYRIDYAKYM comes from the coding sequence ATGCTGACAGAAGAGCAATTACAGGATATTTTTGAACTAGCTGATCTGCTGTCAAATGGCAATAGAGATTTATTTATCCAACTAAGAGAAATCGTTTTTTCCAAGGATCCGAATGACATCCTTGACTCTATCGAGCAGACTCTTGAACCAGATTCATTTGACGATTTTTTGGATCGTGTTGGAGAGTCTGAAACAGAGAACCTTTGGCTGATTTTGACAAAGTTGCTAGAACACTTAAACTATATCTGTGTTTACAATCATCGCGATGAATTGCAAGAGTTTGTCCACTCGTTTGACCGTCTTCAGCAGGTCCGTAATACAGGGATTTCCCTTCAGCTTGATTCGGAGGGATTGAATGTAGCAGACTCTATGCCTAAATGGGCAGCAGTTATTGATCGTAAATATGCTAGTGAAGGCTACTGTCTCGGAGCGATTGATATGGATACAGAGAGTCATTATCTATTCTTTGCTAAAGTTTCTATTTTCAATCGTCTGCGAGAGTTGGCGAATAATATCGGTTATCGAATAGATTATGCAAAATATATGTAA